The Intrasporangium calvum DSM 43043 sequence CCACTTCACGAAGGACGACCCGGACGCTCTCCAGGGGCGCGTCGACGGCCTCGACGGCGGCCTGGGTCACCTTGGAGATGAGGGTGCGCAGCTGCTCGGGGCTGCGTCCCTCGACGAGGGTGATCTCGATGAGGGGCACGGTCACTCGCCGCCGTTGATGAAGACGGAGCCGAGGTTGGTGAAGTGCATCGCGACCGAGCTGCCCGGGGGCGCGAAGACCGCATCCGTCATGCCGCCGGTGAGCACGATCCAGCCGGGCTCGATGGCGTGCCCGCGGCGGGCGAGGTCGTTGGCGGCGAGGGCGAGGGCCTCACCGGGGTGGCCCTGCACGGCGGCGCCGGTGGCGGAGTCGACGATCTCGCCGTTCACCTCGACGAGGACGGCCTCGAGGGCCAGGTCGAGGTCGGTCGGCGGGAGGCCCACCGGGCCGGTGACGAAGGCTCCCGAGGATGCGTTGTCGGCCGAGACGTCGCCGGCCTTGAACCGGAAGTTGCGGTAGCGCGAGTCGATGACCTCGGCGCCGCCCCACACCGACTCGACGGCGGCCATGGCCTGGGCAGCGGTGACACCGGGGCCCTCGAGCCGGTCACCCATGACGAAGACGATCTCCGGCTCGATGCGCGGGTGGATCAGCGTCGACTGGGGGACCGGGTCGCCGATGGGCAGGATCATCGCGTCGGTCAGCCAGGCGACGAAGGGGAAGTGGACGCCCATCCGCTGCTGCTTGGCCCGGCTGGTCAGTCCGAGCTTGACCCCGACGAGCTTCTCGCCGCGGTCGAGCCGCTTCTGCAGGTTGAGGTCCTGGATCGCGTAGCCCGTGTCGAGGTCGAGCTCGGGCCACTCGTCGGTGAAGGGCTCGCGCTCTCGGCGTTCGTCCTCGCAGGCGAGCAGCTCCGCGGCGACGGACTCGATGTCCCAACCGGCCTCGGGCCTGGTTCCCTTCGCCATCAGCGCACCCCGAGCCCGGCGAGGTCGCCCATGATCAGGCCGTTGCGCTCGCGCTCTTCGGCTTCCTGGGCGAGCTGCAGGGCGATGTCGATGATCATGTCCTCCTGGCCGCCGACGTAGCCGGCCTCGCCGACCCGCTGGAGGATCGCGTGGGCCGGCACGCCGTAGCGCTCGGCCGCGCGCTCCGCGTGGAGCAGGAACGAGGAGTAGACGCCGGCGTAGCCCTGGGTGATCGACGCGCGGTCCATCCACGGCAGGCGCGGGATGAACGGGCGGACGACGTCCTCCGCGGCGGAGAGCACCTGGCCGAGGTCGATGCCGGTCCGGATGCCCAGCCGCTCGTACGTCGCGGCGAGGACCTCGGTCGGGCTGTTGCCGGCTCCGGCGCCGAGGGCGCACAGGGCTCCGTCGATCTGCTTGGCGCCCGCCCGGTAGGCGAGAACGGAGTTGGCGATGCCCATGGAGAGGTTCTGGTGGCCGTGGAAACCGACCTGGGCCTCGGCCCCGATCTCCGCGATGACCGACTCGATCCGCTCCTGGGCGGTGTCGAGGACGAGCGCCCCGGCCGAGTCGACGACGTAGACGCACTGCGCACCGGCGTCGACCATGATCCGGGCCTGCTGGGCGAGCACCTCGGGGGAGGCCTTGTGCGACAGCATGAGGAACCCGACGGTCTCCATCCCGAGGTCGCGGGCCGCGGCGAAGTGCTGGAGCGAGACGTCCGCCTCGGTGCAGTGGGTCGCGATCCGGGCGACGGACGCGCCGGCGGCGTGGGCCCGCTTGAGGTGGTGGACCGTGCCGAGGCCGGGGAGCATGAGGATCGCGATCTTCGCCTGCGTCGCCTCGTCCACGGCCGCCTTGATGAGGTCGAACTCGTCGACCTTGGAGAAGCCGTAGTTGAAGCTCGACCCGCCGAGGCCGTCGCCGTGCGAGACCTCGATGACCTGGACGCCCGCCTGGTCGAGGGCGTGGACGACGCCGCGGACCTGCTCCTCGGTGAACTGGTGCTGCATGGCGTGCGAGCCGTCGCGGAGCGTCGAGTCGGTGATCCGCAGGTCGCGCTCGCCGCCCGCCGTCGGGGTGTTGGCGAGGATCTCGGACTCGGTCACCGGCGCGGTGACGACCGGGGCGTCCTCGGGACGGATGGTCATGTCGCCCATGGCTCAGACTCCTGCCTTCTCTGCGGGGCTTGCGGCGTCCGGGAGCTCCCCGAGGTCCGCCGAGGACTTCCACGTGGACGCGACGCCGAGGCGGTGGGCGACGAGGATGTCGCCGACGCGGGCGGCAGCCGCGGTGATGATGTCGAGGTTGCCGGCGTAGTCCGGCAGGTAGTCGCCACGGCCCTTGACCTCGATCGGGACGAAGACCCGGGCCTGGCCCTTCCACGTCTCGCGTGAGGGGTCGAACTGGACGTCGGCGCGCAGGTGGTAGCCGGGGACGTACTCCTGGACGGTCGCCACCATGCGGTGGATCGACTCGAGGATCGCGTCCTGGAGGGCGCCGGGCTCGGCCGCCTCGTCAGGGATGGCGCAGAAGACGGTGTTGCGCATCATCAGCGGCGGTTCGACGGGGTTGAGGATGATGATCGCCTTGCCGCGCTGGGCGCCACCGACGACCTCGAGGGCGGCGGCGGTCGTCTCGGTGAACTCGTCGATGTTGGCCCGGGTGCCGGGACCGGCCGACTTGGAGGAGATCGAGGCGACGATCTCCGCGTACGGCACGGGGACGACGCTCGAGATCGCCGCGACGATCGGGGTGGTCGCCTGACCGCCGCAGGTGATCATGTTGACGTTCATCGCGTCGAGGTTGAACTCGAGGTTGACCGGCGGGCAGAGGTAGGGGCCCACGGCAGCGGGGGTCAGGTCGACGGCGAGGATGCCGGCCTCGGCGTAGCGGGGCGCGTTCGCCTCGTGGGCCTTGGCCGACGTGCACTCGAAGACGATGTCGGGCAGCTCGTCCTGGGCGAGGAGCCAGTCGACGCCCTCGTGGGAGGCCTCGAGACCGAGCGACTTCGCCCGACGCAAGCCGTCCGAGGAGGGGTCGACGCCGATCATCCAGCGCGGCTCGATGACGTCGCTGCGGCGCATCAGCTTGAACATGAGGTCGGTGCCGATGTTGCCGGGGCCGACGATGGCAGCAGTGCCCTTGGTCCGTGGGGTGTGGTTCGCCATCGGGCTACTCCTTGGGGTTCGAGCTGGGGTCTGAGCTGCGGTCTGAGCTGGACGTGAAGCGGGCGGTCACCGAGCCGAGCCCGGCGAAGGTCGCGGTGAACGTGTCGCCGGCGGCGACGGGGACCATCGCGCAGATCGACCCGGGCAGGACGACGTGACCGGCTTCGAGGGTGATCCCCCGGGCGCCGACCGTGTTGGCGAGCCAGACGAGCGAGTTGAGGGGCGAGCCGAGGACGGCACCCCCCGCGCCGGTACCCACGACCTGTCCGTTGCGGTGGAACGTGCCTCCCGCGAGGCGCAGGTCGACCGCCGTGACGTCGGTGGGGGTCGAGCCGAGGACGACGGCCCCCGAGGACGCGTTGTCCGCGATGGTGTCGAAGAGGCCGATCCTCCAGTCCCGGATGCGGGAGTCGACGAGCTCGAGCGCGGGCAGGACGAAGTCGATCGCCGCGATGGCCTCGTGGACGGTGACTCCGGGGCCACGCAGCGGCTTCTTGAGGACGAAGGCGATCTCCGGCTCGATCCGAGGCTGGATGAAGCGGTCGACCGGGATCGGCATGTGCTCGAGGTAGAAGAAGTCGTCGAGCAGGTGCCCGTAGTCCGGCTCGGTGACGCCGAGCATCTTCTGCATGGCTGCCGAGGTGAGGCCGACCTTGTGGCCCTTGATGGTCCGGCCAGCCGCGGTGAGCTCGTCGATCTGGAGCAGCTGGATGGCGTAGGCGTCCTCGAGCGTCAGGTCGTCATACGTCGACGTGAGCGGCTCGATCGGCTCGCGCGAGCTGTAGGCGGCGAGCAGCTCCTTGGCTGCGCTCGACCGGAAGTTGCTGTCCACCAGGGGCTTCCTTCGTGAGGTCGCGGGCGCGCGGACCGCACCCAACTTCTTCGTGGTTCACGGTAGGTCGTCACCCGGTCATCCGTCGTGCCATGTTCCGCTCCCGGGAACGACGCCTGACCCACTCGAGTGCGCAGTCCGTGCCGGACCCAGCCCAGCGGCATACGGCAGGAAGTGCACACTCGACGCCACGACCCACTCGAGTGCGCAGTTCGTGCCGGACCCAGCGCAGCGGCATTCGGCAGGAAGTGCCCACTCGACGCGACGACCCACTCGAGTGCGCAGTCCGTGCCGTTCCTCAGCGGCCGAGGTTCTTGACGATCCGGTTCGCCGCGGCGGTCAGGAGCGGGACGAGCTGGCCGACAGCCGGCTTGACCTGGTCGGTCGGCCCGAACACGGACAGGGAAGCGACGGCCCGCCCATGGCTCACCACGGGCACCGCGACGGAGGAGGCCCCGTCGAAGGACTCGCCGTGGGACTCGGCGTACCGCTTCGCCCGAACCTGGTCGACGACGGTCTCCCACTCCTCGGCCGTGCGCACGGTGCCCCGGAGTCGAGGTGGGAACCCCGCGTTGAGCCGGGCCCGGTAGACCGTCGGGTTGAACGCGGCGATCACCTTGCCGGAGCTCGTGCAGTGCGAGGGAAGTCGCCGCCCGAAGTGGCCGAGGATGCGCACACCGTCGAGGTTCTCGATCCGCTCGATGAAGACGACGTCGGCGCCCTCGGGAACGGAGAAGTTCACCGTCAGATTCGTCGCCCGGGCGACCTGGCGCAGCGTGGGCAGCGCGGCGTGCCGCAGCTCGTTGCGGGCCAGGGCGAGCTGGCCCAGCTCGTAGAGGTGGATCCCCAAGCGGTAGGCACCGGACGTCGCGTCCTGCTCGACGAAGCCGCGCGACACGAGGGTCTGGAGCAGCCGGTGCGCCGTCGACTTGGCCACTCCCAGCCGCCGGGCAATGTCGGAGACGCCGAGCTCACCGTCGACCGCGAAGCACTCGAGCACGTCCAGGGCGGAACCCACTGACTTCAGTCCGGACGGGATCTGCGGGTCTACCACCGTCGCTGGCTTGCGGGGGGTCGTGGAGCACCACGCGGCTTCGATCGACATCGACCAGGCCTCTCATCAGTGGGAAGGTGGGGCTGACAGTGCCGTGTCGATGGCGTTGAATCAACACATGCGTTCCACTGACCGGAACGGACCCATCCCAGAGGTCCCAGCCACGCCTGTGGGGGTGCTTGGCCGGACCCTTGCGCTCCTCGAGTCGTTCAAGAACGCCGATGCCAGCCTGACCTTGGCTGAGCTGTCCCGACGCACGGGCCTTCCCAAGGCCACCGTCCACCGGATGACGGCAGAGATGCGCCGAGAGCACATGCTCGAGCAGCTGGACGACGGCTCCTACCGCCTTGGACTTCGACTCTTCGAGATCGGCGAGCGGGTCCACTCACACCGCTCCTTGTCCCAGGCCGCCCTGCCCATCATGGAGGACCTCCGTGAGGCCACCCGGCAGCGGATCCATCTGGCCGTGTTGGAGGGTGTCGACGTCGTGTACGTCGAGATCCTCGGCGCGAACCTGCTCCGCCAGATCGGGTCGCGCACCGGTGGGCGGTTTCCTGCTCATGCAACCGGGGTGGGCAAGGCGATCCTCGCGTACTCGCCCGTCGCGGTCGTCCGGGCGCGGATCGACGCCGGTCTCGACCGAGTCACGCCCCGGACCATCACGACTCCGGGTGCCCTGCAGCGTGAGCTCCAGGAGATCAGGACCAAGGGGTTCGCCCAGGACCGCGAGGAGTCACACGTCGGAGTGTCCTGCGTGGCCGCGGCAGCGTTCGGGAGCGACTCCAAGGTCCGGGCGGCCTTGTCCATCACGGGGCGAACGACGTCCATCGACCCGGCGAGGCTGGGTCCCGCGATCCGCATCGCGGCGAACACCCTGAGCCGGGCGTTGCGCGAGAGCCACCTCTGACCCGCCGACGACGGCCGCGGGACCTGCCCGATGGGCAGGTCCCGCGGCAGCCAATCCCGGTCGGCGGTCCGACCCGGTCCGGCTCCGTCCTCAGCGCCCCGCGTAGGCCGCGTTGCGGATCTCGTCGAGGTCGCCCCCGGTGACGTTGCTCGTCAGGTCAA is a genomic window containing:
- a CDS encoding IclR family transcriptional regulator → MSIEAAWCSTTPRKPATVVDPQIPSGLKSVGSALDVLECFAVDGELGVSDIARRLGVAKSTAHRLLQTLVSRGFVEQDATSGAYRLGIHLYELGQLALARNELRHAALPTLRQVARATNLTVNFSVPEGADVVFIERIENLDGVRILGHFGRRLPSHCTSSGKVIAAFNPTVYRARLNAGFPPRLRGTVRTAEEWETVVDQVRAKRYAESHGESFDGASSVAVPVVSHGRAVASLSVFGPTDQVKPAVGQLVPLLTAAANRIVKNLGR
- a CDS encoding 2-hydroxymuconate tautomerase, translating into MTVPLIEITLVEGRSPEQLRTLISKVTQAAVEAVDAPLESVRVVLREVAPTHFAAGDVTIAERSAQRHTAQSS
- a CDS encoding acetaldehyde dehydrogenase (acetylating), which translates into the protein MANHTPRTKGTAAIVGPGNIGTDLMFKLMRRSDVIEPRWMIGVDPSSDGLRRAKSLGLEASHEGVDWLLAQDELPDIVFECTSAKAHEANAPRYAEAGILAVDLTPAAVGPYLCPPVNLEFNLDAMNVNMITCGGQATTPIVAAISSVVPVPYAEIVASISSKSAGPGTRANIDEFTETTAAALEVVGGAQRGKAIIILNPVEPPLMMRNTVFCAIPDEAAEPGALQDAILESIHRMVATVQEYVPGYHLRADVQFDPSRETWKGQARVFVPIEVKGRGDYLPDYAGNLDIITAAAARVGDILVAHRLGVASTWKSSADLGELPDAASPAEKAGV
- the dmpG gene encoding 4-hydroxy-2-oxovalerate aldolase, encoding MGDMTIRPEDAPVVTAPVTESEILANTPTAGGERDLRITDSTLRDGSHAMQHQFTEEQVRGVVHALDQAGVQVIEVSHGDGLGGSSFNYGFSKVDEFDLIKAAVDEATQAKIAILMLPGLGTVHHLKRAHAAGASVARIATHCTEADVSLQHFAAARDLGMETVGFLMLSHKASPEVLAQQARIMVDAGAQCVYVVDSAGALVLDTAQERIESVIAEIGAEAQVGFHGHQNLSMGIANSVLAYRAGAKQIDGALCALGAGAGNSPTEVLAATYERLGIRTGIDLGQVLSAAEDVVRPFIPRLPWMDRASITQGYAGVYSSFLLHAERAAERYGVPAHAILQRVGEAGYVGGQEDMIIDIALQLAQEAEERERNGLIMGDLAGLGVR
- a CDS encoding 2-keto-4-pentenoate hydratase yields the protein MDSNFRSSAAKELLAAYSSREPIEPLTSTYDDLTLEDAYAIQLLQIDELTAAGRTIKGHKVGLTSAAMQKMLGVTEPDYGHLLDDFFYLEHMPIPVDRFIQPRIEPEIAFVLKKPLRGPGVTVHEAIAAIDFVLPALELVDSRIRDWRIGLFDTIADNASSGAVVLGSTPTDVTAVDLRLAGGTFHRNGQVVGTGAGGAVLGSPLNSLVWLANTVGARGITLEAGHVVLPGSICAMVPVAAGDTFTATFAGLGSVTARFTSSSDRSSDPSSNPKE
- a CDS encoding 2-keto-4-pentenoate hydratase, with translation MAKGTRPEAGWDIESVAAELLACEDERREREPFTDEWPELDLDTGYAIQDLNLQKRLDRGEKLVGVKLGLTSRAKQQRMGVHFPFVAWLTDAMILPIGDPVPQSTLIHPRIEPEIVFVMGDRLEGPGVTAAQAMAAVESVWGGAEVIDSRYRNFRFKAGDVSADNASSGAFVTGPVGLPPTDLDLALEAVLVEVNGEIVDSATGAAVQGHPGEALALAANDLARRGHAIEPGWIVLTGGMTDAVFAPPGSSVAMHFTNLGSVFINGGE
- a CDS encoding IclR family transcriptional regulator — translated: MRSTDRNGPIPEVPATPVGVLGRTLALLESFKNADASLTLAELSRRTGLPKATVHRMTAEMRREHMLEQLDDGSYRLGLRLFEIGERVHSHRSLSQAALPIMEDLREATRQRIHLAVLEGVDVVYVEILGANLLRQIGSRTGGRFPAHATGVGKAILAYSPVAVVRARIDAGLDRVTPRTITTPGALQRELQEIRTKGFAQDREESHVGVSCVAAAAFGSDSKVRAALSITGRTTSIDPARLGPAIRIAANTLSRALRESHL